One Thalassotalea atypica DNA window includes the following coding sequences:
- a CDS encoding cold shock and DUF1294 domain-containing protein, which produces MRLKGKLINWNKEKAFGFINPNGGGEHVFIHKSAFNNRQRKPQMNDVIIFSITKDKHGRYCASEATFSGEKSSKHQVNSSIKFSIYLSVMFLGFIISAFFIDYIPINLALTYFGVSTLTFIVYAIDKSKARRNAWRTSESTLHFLALAGGWPGAAIAQQNLRHKSQKKKFRVMFWLTVLVNCGALAWLMSSNGQPYMALFS; this is translated from the coding sequence GTGCGTTTAAAAGGAAAGCTCATCAATTGGAATAAGGAGAAAGCGTTTGGTTTTATCAACCCAAATGGCGGTGGCGAGCACGTATTCATTCATAAATCTGCATTTAACAATCGCCAACGCAAGCCACAAATGAATGATGTCATCATTTTTTCTATTACCAAAGATAAGCACGGTAGGTATTGCGCGAGTGAAGCAACTTTTTCGGGCGAAAAAAGTTCAAAGCATCAGGTAAACAGCAGCATTAAGTTTTCAATTTATCTTTCAGTGATGTTCTTAGGTTTTATTATTTCTGCGTTCTTCATTGATTATATCCCGATAAATTTGGCTCTGACATACTTTGGTGTTAGCACGCTGACGTTTATTGTTTATGCCATTGATAAATCAAAAGCGCGGCGTAACGCGTGGCGAACATCGGAAAGTACATTACATTTCTTAGCGCTTGCTGGCGGCTGGCCTGGCGCAGCCATCGCACAACAAAACCTTCGGCATAAATCTCAGAAAAAAAAGTTCCGGGTTATGTTTTGGCTAACGGTTTTGGTTAATTGTGGCGCATTGGCTTGGTTAATGTCATCAAACGGACAGCCTTATATGGCATTGTTCAGCTAA
- a CDS encoding winged helix-turn-helix domain-containing protein: MAEQYWVGEFFIDLTRNQITQKMQSRTIPPKALAVLTCLAKNANKVVSQDELLSEVWPDTVVTPNTLQRSVAQLRKALGENSQSYIKTHAKQGYSLECEVRWQDSVDAESLLEQEPLSKTTPIGTNPITPEHSIEHRTSIVQPENTVTADRSKLKSGFIALMVGVIILGFIGVNYFSATAPYTLSFGELRSLTATDNKEFGGIYSPDGEYIVFLRYSERLCIESNVWAKNIKTQQESQLTQNMGRYGTPSFSPDGKHLIFVETENCARPITQKNCYKLMNLDFAQALKSAQSPSTLLECKNSTINKPTWLNSNNIALLQKTTNRWKLVNYSLKDNISQVIYSINDGNIIDYDYSVTDDLIAIISTHNDGQNHIEILKPDGQILSSYPIDYPEEVNNQRNIYPNFIPNSEQLIFSTGRQLFTLSFQGKITNTSLPLDESIGSPVFHPNGKQMLMIKGHWDSDIATIPLSQIPKVPLSQFQESNTFALRHDTVPDISILERSTLGEDDAIYQPDGDLIAFISGRSGEDQIWITDGNRSTQLTNFPIDTDISGLDWSTNGKSLLVNANNLLTQVDLDSNQKHFPIKHAVVRLYQWDSENNSALLLVRIQGILKLVELNLASAEYTVITDKTVNWALKTDEGRLIYTDQMDRFWQPGPAEDQLIGTLEGQGSAKQRFIIKDNIIYGVNDDFELWSYTLSDGAFEVIGQLPDNVDAITDINQTNLLMSVRITAKKEVAELYLNE; this comes from the coding sequence ATGGCCGAACAGTACTGGGTAGGTGAATTTTTTATCGACTTAACTCGAAATCAAATTACACAAAAAATGCAATCTCGGACAATTCCGCCGAAAGCTTTAGCCGTATTAACGTGTCTTGCCAAAAATGCCAACAAGGTTGTCAGCCAGGACGAATTATTATCCGAGGTGTGGCCGGACACCGTTGTAACACCCAATACCTTACAAAGAAGCGTTGCCCAATTAAGAAAAGCACTAGGTGAAAATAGTCAATCGTATATTAAAACTCATGCAAAACAAGGCTATAGTCTGGAGTGCGAGGTTCGATGGCAAGATAGTGTAGATGCTGAGTCGCTACTTGAACAAGAGCCTTTATCAAAAACTACTCCCATTGGTACCAACCCCATAACGCCTGAACACTCTATAGAACATCGCACGTCAATCGTTCAACCTGAAAACACTGTCACTGCGGATAGATCTAAACTCAAGTCGGGTTTTATCGCGCTTATGGTCGGCGTAATTATTTTGGGGTTTATCGGGGTTAATTATTTCTCTGCAACAGCGCCCTATACACTATCTTTCGGAGAGTTGCGCTCATTGACAGCCACTGACAACAAGGAATTTGGCGGTATTTATTCTCCTGACGGTGAGTACATCGTTTTCCTTCGTTATTCAGAAAGACTTTGCATCGAAAGTAACGTTTGGGCAAAAAACATCAAAACTCAGCAAGAAAGCCAACTGACTCAAAACATGGGTCGCTACGGCACCCCTAGTTTTTCTCCTGATGGTAAGCATCTAATATTTGTTGAAACGGAAAACTGCGCCAGGCCAATCACACAAAAAAATTGTTATAAACTAATGAACTTGGATTTTGCTCAAGCCCTTAAATCGGCACAATCCCCTAGCACCTTGTTGGAATGTAAAAATTCAACAATCAACAAACCAACTTGGTTAAACAGCAATAACATCGCGTTGTTACAAAAAACCACCAACCGTTGGAAATTAGTCAACTACTCACTTAAGGACAACATAAGTCAGGTAATTTACTCAATCAATGATGGCAATATCATTGATTATGATTATTCAGTTACTGATGATCTTATCGCCATAATCAGCACCCACAATGACGGCCAGAATCACATCGAAATCCTCAAACCAGATGGTCAGATATTGTCCAGTTATCCAATTGATTACCCTGAAGAAGTTAACAATCAACGAAACATATACCCTAATTTTATCCCCAACAGTGAACAGCTTATTTTTAGTACCGGAAGGCAACTCTTTACCCTATCCTTTCAAGGTAAAATAACCAATACCAGTTTACCGCTAGATGAGTCAATTGGCTCGCCAGTATTTCACCCTAACGGGAAGCAAATGCTAATGATTAAGGGGCATTGGGACAGTGATATCGCAACAATACCGCTGTCACAGATACCTAAGGTGCCATTATCACAATTTCAAGAAAGCAACACGTTCGCGCTGCGACATGACACAGTACCTGATATTTCAATACTAGAACGTTCTACACTGGGCGAAGACGACGCGATTTATCAGCCCGATGGCGATTTAATCGCATTTATCTCAGGCCGGTCCGGCGAAGATCAAATTTGGATAACCGATGGTAATAGGTCAACACAACTGACTAATTTTCCAATTGATACTGATATTAGTGGTCTAGACTGGTCCACGAACGGTAAAAGCCTCTTAGTCAATGCCAATAATTTACTCACTCAAGTTGACTTAGATTCAAACCAAAAGCACTTTCCAATAAAACACGCGGTAGTTCGTCTTTATCAGTGGGACAGCGAGAACAACAGTGCTTTGCTACTAGTCCGTATCCAAGGTATCTTAAAGTTAGTCGAATTAAACCTTGCTAGTGCTGAGTACACTGTGATTACGGATAAGACAGTTAACTGGGCGCTCAAGACTGATGAAGGCCGATTAATTTATACCGATCAAATGGATCGCTTTTGGCAGCCCGGTCCTGCGGAAGATCAACTTATTGGAACATTAGAAGGTCAAGGAAGTGCTAAGCAACGATTCATCATCAAAGACAATATTATTTATGGCGTCAATGACGACTTTGAGTTGTGGTCGTACACGCTTAGTGATGGTGCGTTTGAAGTCATTGGCCAGTTACCCGACAATGTCGATGCGATAACTGACATTAATCAGACAAATTTATTAATGAGCGTGCGTATTACCGCTAAAAAAGAAGTGGCTGAACTTTATTTAAATGAATAG
- a CDS encoding alpha/beta hydrolase gives MDTYRRKDKVINTTKSLMLALVVLLPFLPLQAAETKDLTLPRIQVVPIKDTQADRLYELYIKLPQGYTKSKDKNYPVIYFTDADTHIELLSGTEFLMEDVILVGISHQKDLDETSGIRDSRARDYSISKSSNLERQAKYQFGQAGKHLAFIRHDVIKFIESNYRTDPSNRTYFGFSLGGLFGTYALMTHPDTFKNYILGSPSLWRDIPLLFSLENPALKSKGQAINLFITYGEQEKELAVHVEDFITQLKNKNYQALSSIKQVVIDSAGHSDSFPMVGVRSVKWLSNLIKEQG, from the coding sequence ATGGATACTTATAGACGAAAAGATAAAGTGATAAATACGACGAAGAGTTTAATGCTAGCCTTAGTCGTTTTGTTGCCTTTTTTACCACTTCAGGCAGCTGAGACTAAAGACTTAACATTACCAAGAATACAAGTCGTTCCTATTAAAGACACTCAGGCTGATAGGCTATACGAACTTTACATAAAGTTGCCTCAGGGATACACAAAGAGCAAAGACAAAAACTACCCTGTAATTTATTTTACCGATGCAGATACGCACATCGAACTATTGTCTGGTACTGAGTTTTTGATGGAAGACGTTATTTTGGTGGGAATTTCTCATCAAAAAGATCTCGATGAAACGTCAGGGATACGTGACAGTAGAGCGAGAGATTATTCAATAAGTAAGTCAAGCAACCTCGAACGTCAAGCGAAATATCAATTTGGCCAAGCGGGCAAGCACCTCGCCTTTATTCGCCATGATGTCATTAAATTTATCGAAAGCAACTATCGAACTGATCCGAGTAATCGAACGTATTTCGGCTTTTCCCTTGGCGGCTTGTTTGGTACCTATGCCCTAATGACGCATCCGGACACATTCAAAAACTACATTTTAGGTAGTCCGTCGCTTTGGCGAGATATTCCATTGCTTTTTTCTCTAGAAAATCCGGCATTAAAAAGTAAAGGGCAGGCGATCAACTTGTTCATAACTTATGGCGAACAGGAAAAAGAATTGGCTGTGCATGTTGAAGATTTCATTACTCAGCTAAAGAACAAAAATTACCAAGCACTGTCATCAATAAAGCAGGTAGTGATTGATTCTGCGGGTCATAGTGATTCGTTCCCTATGGTGGGTGTTCGCAGTGTGAAATGGTTATCAAATCTAATAAAAGAGCAAGGATAA
- a CDS encoding serine hydrolase domain-containing protein: MKIKLKFKGLLAVTLLSCLSNTVAAKPAPEVSEADAKISFWDMPYLERAYIQSTPEERKDNIPVGHLGVDGGNKKMIIQLAKDIAEKKYGLVDSLLIAHQGKLLFESYYLRGRVDLPHMQASSTKSYVSLAVGRAIQLGYLTMDDLNKPLVSFLSDLDRSKLIDGADTITLHKALTMSSGMQISRDQIKEFKKTPGQLKGQGQVQTFLEHSPAINAETQRFNYSNTDPILVMQVLEAVVPGTAKAFIKKELLDKMEIVQYAWKDDVSGLPMAPYSSSMTSRNMLKWGTLIKNNGKWNGEQLVPKAFIAKATNRIVHPNADETFFVGDNVVNPGYGYYFWQADMKVGDKNYYTRSAQGGGGQYIILIDELDLIVVTTAHERDDRTMKMTAERVLPAFVQ, from the coding sequence ATGAAAATAAAATTAAAATTCAAAGGCTTACTTGCTGTTACGCTGCTGAGCTGTTTGAGTAATACTGTAGCGGCGAAACCTGCGCCAGAAGTTTCAGAGGCTGATGCTAAAATATCGTTTTGGGATATGCCTTATCTTGAAAGAGCCTATATACAATCAACCCCTGAGGAACGAAAAGACAATATTCCAGTGGGTCATTTAGGTGTTGATGGTGGCAATAAGAAGATGATTATTCAGTTAGCGAAAGACATTGCGGAGAAAAAGTACGGCCTTGTCGACAGCCTGCTTATCGCGCACCAAGGGAAGCTTCTTTTTGAGTCCTATTATTTACGCGGTCGTGTGGATTTACCGCACATGCAAGCATCAAGCACTAAATCTTATGTCAGCCTAGCTGTTGGTCGTGCCATTCAACTTGGTTACTTAACGATGGATGATTTAAATAAACCTCTGGTGAGTTTTCTTAGCGACTTAGATCGTTCAAAACTGATCGACGGTGCAGACACCATTACGCTGCATAAAGCGCTGACCATGAGCTCTGGCATGCAAATTAGTCGAGATCAGATTAAAGAATTCAAGAAAACCCCAGGTCAACTAAAAGGCCAAGGTCAGGTACAAACGTTTCTTGAACACAGCCCTGCAATTAACGCAGAAACTCAGCGCTTCAACTACTCAAACACTGATCCAATACTGGTGATGCAAGTGTTGGAAGCTGTAGTACCAGGTACGGCCAAAGCATTTATCAAAAAAGAGCTGCTTGATAAAATGGAGATTGTTCAATACGCATGGAAGGACGATGTCAGCGGACTACCCATGGCGCCTTACTCATCAAGTATGACATCGCGAAATATGCTTAAGTGGGGAACCCTGATCAAAAATAATGGTAAATGGAATGGCGAACAATTGGTGCCTAAAGCGTTTATAGCTAAAGCAACGAATAGAATTGTTCACCCTAACGCAGATGAAACATTTTTTGTTGGGGATAATGTTGTTAATCCCGGATACGGCTATTACTTTTGGCAAGCCGATATGAAAGTTGGTGATAAAAACTATTACACACGTTCAGCACAAGGGGGCGGTGGCCAATACATTATCTTAATAGATGAACTTGATCTTATTGTTGTAACTACGGCTCATGAGCGAGACGATAGAACCATGAAGATGACAGCAGAAAGGGTTTTACCGGCATTTGTTCAATAA
- a CDS encoding helix-turn-helix domain-containing protein gives MILADKIVRLRKQFGWSQEDLAEKVNVSRQSVSKWESANSIPDLNKIIMLAEIFDVSTDFLLKDENETFESQDPSNESTTVQISLEQALNYIEKKAAISALITKGVVLCVSSVIPLIFFLAMAQSNKLNLTGDIAAALGIVSLLVLISIGINFFIKTNQYESDIAVIDNEHFELAYGVHSVFTDKLEKFKASYNRQLSIGIFMFIISFVPLMLVSMFSADTETRLMMLIVLLLIIAGGLYIVVPVTAKYDAYNSILKDISMATTKSRRAQRAEKLAAFYWPLLIAVFLGWSLWTMDWGVTWIIWPVGAVFFIALVGLMELLAKEER, from the coding sequence ATGATACTAGCAGATAAGATTGTCAGATTAAGGAAGCAGTTTGGTTGGTCGCAAGAAGATTTAGCTGAAAAAGTGAACGTGTCTAGACAATCTGTATCGAAATGGGAAAGCGCTAATAGCATACCCGATTTGAACAAAATAATTATGTTGGCAGAAATTTTTGACGTATCCACAGATTTTCTTTTGAAAGATGAAAATGAAACGTTTGAATCTCAAGACCCAAGCAACGAGTCAACTACAGTTCAAATTAGCCTAGAGCAAGCATTAAATTATATTGAAAAGAAGGCGGCTATATCAGCCTTAATAACCAAGGGCGTAGTCCTTTGTGTAAGCTCAGTCATACCGCTAATTTTCTTTTTGGCCATGGCTCAATCGAATAAATTGAACCTAACCGGTGATATTGCCGCCGCACTTGGCATTGTCAGCCTCTTGGTTTTGATCTCGATCGGCATCAACTTTTTTATCAAGACCAACCAATACGAAAGCGACATTGCTGTAATTGACAATGAGCACTTTGAATTGGCCTATGGCGTACACAGCGTTTTTACAGATAAATTAGAAAAATTTAAAGCCAGCTATAATCGACAACTGTCTATAGGTATTTTCATGTTCATCATCAGTTTTGTGCCGCTGATGTTGGTGAGTATGTTTTCCGCTGACACTGAAACAAGGTTAATGATGCTGATTGTATTACTGCTGATAATCGCAGGGGGTTTATATATTGTCGTACCTGTTACAGCAAAATATGACGCCTACAACAGTATTCTAAAAGATATCAGTATGGCGACCACCAAGAGTAGACGTGCACAACGTGCTGAAAAGCTTGCTGCATTCTACTGGCCTTTGTTGATAGCAGTGTTTCTTGGTTGGAGCTTATGGACAATGGACTGGGGTGTCACCTGGATCATATGGCCTGTAGGTGCTGTATTCTTTATTGCTCTGGTTGGCTTAATGGAGCTATTGGCAAAGGAAGAACGCTGA
- the tehB gene encoding tellurite resistance methyltransferase TehB, producing the protein MNVDLNSRYGLNPAHSEVVEACKIIEPCDALDMGCSNGRNAVYLSQLEFNVAAIDHNPSAIDMLQSITAQEGIDNIKAQVYDINKASLEQDFGFISCTVTLMFLDPARVDAVIADMQKRTVAGGYNLIVCAMDTEEHPCPVRFPFTLAAGQLRDAYEGWELIKYNEDVGTMHNGAKLQFATMLARKAG; encoded by the coding sequence ATGAATGTTGATCTTAATAGCCGCTACGGCTTAAACCCTGCTCATAGCGAAGTCGTAGAAGCTTGTAAAATTATCGAGCCGTGCGATGCCTTAGATATGGGCTGCTCAAACGGGCGTAATGCAGTCTATCTTAGTCAACTCGAGTTTAATGTTGCTGCCATAGACCATAACCCTAGCGCCATAGATATGCTGCAAAGCATTACGGCTCAAGAGGGAATTGATAACATTAAGGCTCAAGTATACGACATTAACAAAGCGAGTCTCGAACAAGACTTTGGGTTTATTTCTTGTACCGTCACTTTAATGTTTCTCGACCCCGCTCGTGTGGATGCAGTTATCGCTGATATGCAAAAACGCACAGTAGCTGGCGGTTACAACCTTATTGTATGTGCCATGGACACTGAAGAGCATCCATGTCCGGTTCGTTTTCCTTTTACCTTAGCAGCGGGACAGTTACGTGATGCTTACGAAGGTTGGGAGCTGATTAAGTATAATGAAGATGTAGGCACGATGCATAATGGGGCTAAACTACAATTCGCCACTATGTTGGCACGAAAAGCGGGTTAA
- the yihA gene encoding ribosome biogenesis GTP-binding protein YihA/YsxC, with amino-acid sequence MLEQTVHLNKAKFTISAPDIRRLPADSGVEVAFAGRSNAGKSSALNTLTRQKSLARTSKTPGRTQLINVFEIAPDHRLVDLPGYGFAKVPLEMKKKWQKALGEYLEKRECLKGLVILMDIRHPLKDLDMDLIQWAADSNLPVLALLTKSDKLSQGKASAEVLKVKKALAPLNADIKVQAFSSLKKTGTAQADKVICDWFLNGNASPYEEINDSPEQ; translated from the coding sequence GTGTTAGAGCAAACCGTTCATTTAAATAAAGCTAAATTTACCATTAGCGCCCCAGACATTAGACGTCTACCTGCTGATAGCGGTGTAGAGGTTGCTTTTGCTGGTCGTTCAAATGCTGGTAAGTCCAGCGCATTAAACACATTAACGCGTCAAAAAAGCTTAGCTAGAACCAGTAAAACACCTGGTCGAACGCAATTGATTAATGTTTTTGAAATTGCACCTGATCACCGCTTAGTCGATTTACCCGGTTATGGATTTGCTAAAGTCCCGTTAGAAATGAAAAAGAAATGGCAAAAAGCCCTAGGCGAGTACTTAGAAAAAAGAGAGTGCCTTAAGGGATTGGTCATCTTAATGGATATTCGTCATCCCCTTAAGGACCTAGACATGGACTTAATTCAGTGGGCGGCTGACAGCAACTTACCCGTTTTAGCATTACTGACAAAATCAGATAAGCTTTCGCAAGGCAAAGCCAGCGCTGAAGTACTAAAAGTGAAAAAGGCACTAGCGCCTCTTAACGCTGACATAAAAGTACAAGCTTTTTCATCGTTGAAAAAAACAGGAACAGCTCAAGCAGACAAAGTTATCTGTGATTGGTTTTTAAATGGTAATGCTTCGCCATATGAAGAAATAAACGACTCACCTGAGCAATAA
- a CDS encoding c-type cytochrome: MKKVIVSLVLGLGMLANANAAGDAEAGKTKAAACAACHGPTGVSAIDMYPNLAGQHADYIAKQLKAFKEGTRKDPVMAPMAAALSDQDMADLGAFFAAHTRAGEAIGGATAASTESAAPVSTPAPVAQTAAIVGDAASGKYLYENGDESRSIGACIGCHGDKGNSDVLIYPNLAKQHPEYIEKQLKHFKEGDRVDPAMNNFSAPLTEQEIADLGAYFKNPTVTAKTGSVKKAKGPVQVAGDVAAGKAKAATCAACHGNDGNALVPMYPKIAGQHEAYLEKQLVEFKSGVRNDPVMAGMVAALSADDMKNLAAYFATQKMSKVAKPANVNEAGKKLYFGGDASRGITACAACHSPSGDGMASAMFPSLANQNTDYIKGQLDKFRSGARKNDMNSMMQNIAVKLSDQDIADIAEFISSL; encoded by the coding sequence ATGAAAAAAGTTATCGTATCACTTGTTTTAGGTTTAGGTATGCTTGCTAACGCAAACGCTGCCGGCGATGCAGAAGCGGGTAAAACGAAAGCGGCAGCTTGTGCAGCATGTCATGGTCCAACAGGTGTCAGTGCCATTGATATGTATCCAAACCTTGCCGGTCAACATGCAGACTATATTGCAAAGCAATTAAAAGCCTTTAAAGAAGGTACACGTAAAGATCCTGTCATGGCGCCAATGGCGGCAGCGCTTTCTGATCAAGATATGGCTGATTTAGGTGCATTTTTCGCTGCACATACACGTGCAGGCGAAGCTATTGGTGGTGCTACTGCTGCATCAACTGAGTCAGCTGCACCAGTGTCAACGCCAGCACCTGTAGCTCAAACTGCGGCAATCGTTGGTGATGCAGCGTCAGGTAAATACTTATATGAAAACGGTGACGAGTCTCGTTCAATTGGTGCTTGTATTGGTTGTCATGGTGATAAAGGTAACAGTGATGTATTAATTTACCCTAACCTTGCTAAACAACACCCAGAGTATATTGAAAAACAACTTAAACACTTTAAAGAAGGTGATCGTGTAGATCCGGCAATGAACAATTTTTCTGCGCCACTAACCGAGCAAGAAATTGCTGATTTGGGTGCTTACTTTAAAAACCCCACTGTTACTGCGAAAACGGGTAGCGTGAAAAAGGCGAAAGGGCCAGTGCAAGTAGCTGGTGATGTAGCAGCAGGTAAAGCGAAAGCAGCAACTTGTGCAGCGTGTCACGGTAATGACGGTAATGCATTAGTGCCAATGTACCCGAAAATTGCAGGCCAACACGAAGCTTATCTTGAAAAGCAACTGGTAGAGTTTAAATCGGGTGTTCGAAACGACCCAGTAATGGCGGGCATGGTTGCCGCGTTATCTGCTGATGACATGAAAAATTTAGCAGCTTACTTCGCAACCCAAAAGATGAGTAAAGTAGCGAAACCAGCAAATGTTAACGAAGCAGGGAAAAAGCTATACTTCGGTGGTGATGCAAGTCGTGGAATCACAGCATGTGCGGCATGTCATAGCCCATCAGGTGACGGCATGGCCAGTGCAATGTTCCCAAGCCTAGCGAATCAAAACACTGACTACATCAAAGGTCAGCTTGATAAGTTCCGCAGTGGTGCTCGTAAAAACGACATGAACAGTATGATGCAAAATATTGCTGTGAAATTATCAGACCAAGATATTGCTGATATTGCAGAGTTTATTTCTTCATTGTAA
- a CDS encoding paraquat-inducible protein A, producing the protein MGSRQVIDNFNVCHLCDGLSITPAIKPGQKALCPQCNSTVYECKHNPIERTLAISLAGMLLYIPTLMLPIIGIGAAGIYNNASLFDCIALMINQGFYVIAFSLFMFTLAIPLVRLFSAFYISFAIYRKKVTPSLFVFFRSYHILDSWAMIHVFFFGIVVSMYKLVELADLSLEGGLLSLILLLLCSTLISVTMDHHHFWEHMEQALDD; encoded by the coding sequence ATGGGTTCTCGGCAGGTAATAGATAATTTTAATGTATGTCACCTTTGCGACGGACTTTCTATTACGCCTGCAATCAAACCAGGTCAAAAAGCACTGTGTCCTCAATGCAACAGTACTGTGTACGAATGCAAACATAATCCTATTGAGCGAACGCTCGCAATATCATTAGCGGGGATGTTGTTATATATTCCTACATTGATGTTGCCTATTATTGGTATTGGTGCTGCGGGAATATACAACAATGCATCGCTTTTTGACTGCATCGCTCTAATGATCAACCAAGGCTTTTATGTCATTGCCTTCAGTTTATTTATGTTTACCTTAGCAATTCCTTTAGTGCGACTTTTTTCTGCGTTTTATATCTCTTTTGCGATCTATCGAAAGAAAGTCACGCCGTCGCTTTTTGTATTTTTTCGTTCCTACCATATTCTCGATAGCTGGGCGATGATTCACGTGTTCTTCTTCGGCATAGTTGTATCTATGTATAAGTTGGTTGAGTTAGCTGATTTGTCATTAGAAGGAGGCTTATTGAGCCTTATTTTGTTGCTACTATGCTCTACCTTGATTTCGGTTACCATGGATCATCATCATTTCTGGGAACATATGGAACAGGCACTGGATGATTAG
- a CDS encoding paraquat-inducible protein A, giving the protein MQYTFAWTIAALVMFIPANIYPMMVFYTLGNPDASTILEGIAIFIDFGMYPVALIIFIASFIVPLGKIMGLFVLIYNTKFNSTLTMAQKSKLYHLVEFLGPWSMLDVFVVAIMAGVVNLGFLTNVEAAMGITYFALMVVFTMIAAESFDARLLWDKNNNGNDND; this is encoded by the coding sequence TTGCAATATACATTTGCTTGGACCATTGCTGCCTTAGTGATGTTCATACCAGCCAACATCTATCCTATGATGGTGTTTTATACCTTAGGTAACCCAGACGCATCAACGATCTTAGAAGGTATTGCTATTTTTATTGATTTTGGCATGTATCCGGTGGCATTGATCATTTTTATTGCCAGCTTTATCGTTCCTCTTGGAAAAATAATGGGGCTGTTTGTACTGATTTATAATACGAAATTTAATTCAACGCTCACTATGGCTCAGAAGAGTAAGCTATATCATTTGGTTGAGTTTTTAGGTCCTTGGTCAATGTTGGATGTGTTTGTTGTTGCCATCATGGCAGGGGTGGTAAATCTTGGTTTTCTGACCAATGTAGAGGCGGCAATGGGAATTACTTATTTCGCCTTGATGGTAGTGTTTACAATGATTGCAGCTGAAAGCTTTGATGCTCGCTTGCTGTGGGATAAAAATAATAACGGGAATGACAATGACTGA